Proteins encoded by one window of Emticicia oligotrophica DSM 17448:
- a CDS encoding serine hydrolase domain-containing protein, whose protein sequence is MKKTILLFFVFISTLGFAQNLEKALPESVGMSSTRLKRIETVVNDYIQKERLAGAIALVMRDGKLVYHESFGYDDINTKTKLSKDAIVRIASQTKAITSTAVMILYEEGKILLDEPISKYIPAFKSPVVLDKFNEADSSFTSIPAKREITIRDLLTHTSGISYLGIGTKEANAIYAKNKISNGLGDPNLKLADFANNLAKMPLMHQPGERFTYGLNTDILGYLVEIVSGKPLDVFFQERIFAPLNMTDTFFYLPESKHNKLATLYAEDQNRKLIKAPESSQNYPRQKTGFMSGGGGLSSSATDYAKFLQCLLNGGSLNGKDILSPAIIRQMTTNQIGEVNVGIRKFGLGFALATSKEAARLPVSEGNYEWGGIFGTSYWVDPKQNIVGIFLTQKYPNSYADLGEKFKVLVYQSLTKLK, encoded by the coding sequence ATGAAAAAAACAATCTTACTATTCTTTGTATTCATTAGCACGCTTGGTTTTGCACAGAACCTTGAAAAAGCCCTTCCCGAATCGGTAGGAATGAGTTCTACTCGCCTAAAACGTATCGAAACAGTTGTCAATGATTATATTCAGAAAGAGCGTCTTGCAGGTGCTATCGCATTAGTCATGCGTGATGGCAAGTTGGTATATCATGAATCATTTGGCTATGATGATATAAATACCAAAACAAAACTTTCGAAAGACGCCATCGTGCGAATTGCCTCACAAACCAAGGCCATTACCAGCACAGCCGTAATGATTCTTTATGAAGAAGGGAAAATTTTGCTAGATGAGCCCATTTCAAAATACATTCCTGCCTTTAAATCGCCAGTTGTATTAGATAAATTCAATGAGGCCGATAGTTCTTTTACTTCTATTCCTGCTAAAAGAGAAATTACAATTCGAGATTTATTGACTCATACCTCAGGCATTAGTTATTTAGGAATTGGCACAAAAGAAGCCAATGCTATTTATGCCAAAAATAAGATTTCAAATGGTTTAGGAGACCCTAATCTCAAATTGGCAGATTTTGCCAATAACTTAGCCAAAATGCCATTGATGCACCAACCCGGCGAACGTTTTACCTATGGTTTGAATACTGATATTTTAGGTTATTTAGTAGAAATTGTTTCTGGAAAGCCACTTGATGTATTCTTCCAAGAACGAATCTTTGCCCCATTGAACATGACCGATACTTTCTTTTATCTGCCAGAATCAAAACATAATAAATTAGCTACACTTTACGCCGAAGACCAAAACCGTAAATTGATAAAAGCTCCTGAAAGTTCACAAAATTACCCAAGACAAAAAACTGGCTTTATGTCTGGTGGAGGTGGTTTATCTTCATCGGCAACAGATTATGCCAAATTTTTACAATGTCTTTTAAATGGTGGAAGCCTTAACGGAAAAGATATTTTATCGCCCGCTATTATTCGTCAAATGACTACTAACCAAATTGGTGAGGTAAATGTAGGTATTAGAAAATTTGGTTTAGGATTTGCCCTCGCTACTTCAAAAGAAGCAGCTCGTTTGCCAGTTTCAGAAGGAAATTATGAGTGGGGTGGAATTTTCGGAACAAGTTATTGGGTTGACCCCAAACAAAATATTGTGGGTATATTTCTCACACAAAAATATCCTAATAGTTATGCCGATTTGGGCGAAAAATTTAAAGTTTTGGTTTATCAATCCTTAACAAAATTGAAGTAA
- a CDS encoding YceD family protein, with protein MSKILSKYDINIQGLEEKVHSFEFEGDDKFFEAFGQVFISKGNFKAIVKLTKNATLLQLDFDIKANIELICDRSLEPFEEPIELKERYIFKYGDHHEEITDEIEMIPFGQATINIAQHIYDFICVSLPMKKLHPRFRDDDFDEDGLLVYSSDPEEEKPEEKEQEIDPRWAALAKLKMNDN; from the coding sequence GTGAGCAAGATACTATCAAAATACGATATTAACATTCAAGGACTCGAAGAAAAGGTTCATTCGTTTGAATTCGAGGGTGATGATAAGTTTTTTGAAGCATTCGGACAAGTATTTATTTCGAAGGGCAATTTTAAGGCCATCGTGAAACTTACCAAGAATGCTACATTGCTTCAGCTTGATTTTGATATAAAGGCGAACATCGAACTCATCTGCGACCGCAGCCTTGAGCCTTTCGAAGAGCCTATTGAGTTGAAGGAAAGATATATTTTTAAATATGGCGACCACCACGAGGAAATCACCGATGAAATTGAAATGATTCCTTTCGGGCAAGCCACCATCAACATTGCCCAACACATCTATGATTTTATTTGTGTGTCGCTCCCGATGAAGAAGCTTCACCCAAGGTTCAGAGATGATGATTTTGATGAAGATGGGCTCTTGGTTTACTCATCTGACCCAGAAGAAGAGAAACCAGAGGAAAAAGAGCAAGAAATTGACCCACGTTGGGCAGCTCTTGCGAAACTCAAAATGAATGATAATTGA
- a CDS encoding beta-ketoacyl-ACP synthase III, protein MNLKAAITGIHGYVPEDILTNADLEKLVDTNDEWITTRTGIKERHILRGEGLATSYMASEAVKGLLAKTGTNPKDIDLVICATVTPDFMFPSTANLVCTQCGIPSIGSFDILAACSGFLYALSVGTQFIESGRYKKVIVIGADKMSAIVDYTDRTTCVLFGDGAGAVLLEPSTDENGIIDFLLRSDGTGGDHLIMKGGGSRYPASHETVDNRWHNIHQEGPSVFKFAVTNMADVSAEIMERNNLTGDDISWLVPHQANKRIIDATARRMGIGDEKVMLNIHKYGNTTAATIPLCLYDYEKQLKKGDNLVLAAFGGGFTWGACYIKWAL, encoded by the coding sequence ATGAACTTAAAAGCAGCTATCACTGGTATTCATGGCTATGTGCCAGAAGATATTTTGACCAACGCAGATTTAGAAAAATTGGTTGATACTAACGATGAGTGGATTACTACTCGAACGGGTATTAAAGAACGCCATATTTTACGAGGAGAAGGCTTGGCCACTTCATACATGGCTTCAGAAGCAGTGAAAGGCTTACTTGCGAAAACTGGAACTAACCCAAAAGACATTGATTTAGTTATTTGTGCGACGGTAACTCCCGACTTTATGTTTCCTTCAACTGCCAATTTGGTATGTACACAATGTGGGATTCCTTCAATCGGAAGTTTTGATATTTTGGCCGCTTGCTCAGGTTTTTTATATGCACTTTCAGTTGGTACTCAATTTATTGAGTCTGGCCGTTATAAGAAAGTAATTGTTATTGGAGCAGATAAAATGTCGGCCATTGTTGATTATACTGACCGTACCACTTGTGTATTATTTGGCGATGGTGCTGGTGCTGTATTACTAGAACCTTCAACTGATGAAAATGGCATCATTGATTTCTTGCTTCGTTCTGATGGAACAGGTGGCGACCACCTCATTATGAAAGGTGGCGGTAGCCGTTATCCAGCAAGCCACGAAACAGTAGATAATCGCTGGCACAATATTCACCAAGAAGGACCTTCGGTATTTAAGTTTGCTGTAACAAACATGGCAGACGTTTCAGCAGAAATCATGGAACGTAATAACTTAACTGGTGATGATATTTCGTGGTTAGTACCACATCAAGCAAATAAGCGTATCATTGATGCTACCGCTCGCCGAATGGGTATTGGTGATGAAAAAGTAATGCTGAATATTCATAAATATGGCAATACTACTGCTGCTACAATTCCGCTTTGTTTATACGATTACGAAAAACAACTCAAAAAAGGAGATAATCTTGTTTTAGCTGCTTTTGGTGGTGGATTCACTTGGGGAGCATGTTACATTAAATGGGCTCTTTAA
- the accC gene encoding acetyl-CoA carboxylase biotin carboxylase subunit: MFKKILIANRGEIALRIIRTCREMGIKTVAVYSTADRDSLHVRFADEAVCIGPAPSRQSYLNIPNIISAAEITNADAIHPGYGFLSENAEFSRICAEYGIKFIGATADQINSMGDKATAKATMKNSGVPVIPGSEGLLESVEEGIRLSEEMGYPVIIKATAGGGGRGMRIINNSSEFQKAWDDAKMESGAAFGNDGLYLEKFIEEPRHIEIQVVGDQNGVVCHLSERDCSIQRRHQKLVEETPSPIVSQELREQMGAAAIKGAAAIGYEGAGTIEFLVDKYGKFYFMEMNTRIQVEHPITEEVTDFDLIKEQIKVAAGVPISGKNYFPKLYSMECRINAEDPINGFRPSPGKITNLHFPGGHGVRIDSHVYAGYTIPANYDSMIAKLIVTGQSREEVITRMKRALQEFVIEGIKTTIPFHIKLMDDETFKSGKFTTKFLETFDFSQL; the protein is encoded by the coding sequence ATGTTCAAAAAAATATTAATAGCCAATCGTGGCGAAATCGCCCTTCGAATCATTAGAACTTGCCGTGAGATGGGCATTAAAACAGTAGCAGTTTATTCTACTGCCGACCGTGATAGTCTGCACGTAAGATTTGCTGATGAAGCTGTTTGTATAGGCCCAGCTCCAAGCCGCCAGTCATATTTGAATATTCCAAATATTATCTCGGCTGCCGAAATTACAAACGCTGACGCCATTCACCCTGGCTACGGATTTTTATCAGAAAACGCTGAGTTTTCAAGAATTTGTGCTGAATACGGCATTAAGTTTATTGGTGCAACAGCCGACCAAATCAACTCAATGGGAGATAAAGCAACTGCTAAAGCTACCATGAAAAATTCTGGTGTACCAGTTATCCCAGGTTCAGAAGGCTTACTTGAGTCGGTTGAAGAAGGTATTCGTTTATCAGAGGAAATGGGCTACCCAGTAATCATCAAAGCAACTGCTGGAGGTGGTGGCCGTGGTATGAGAATTATCAATAATTCATCTGAATTCCAAAAAGCATGGGACGACGCCAAAATGGAGTCGGGTGCAGCATTTGGAAATGATGGCTTATATTTAGAGAAGTTCATCGAAGAACCTCGCCACATTGAGATTCAAGTAGTAGGCGACCAAAATGGTGTAGTTTGTCACCTTTCAGAGCGTGATTGCTCGATTCAACGTCGTCACCAAAAATTAGTTGAAGAAACTCCTTCTCCGATTGTTTCACAAGAACTACGTGAGCAAATGGGTGCGGCAGCTATCAAAGGTGCAGCGGCTATTGGCTATGAAGGTGCGGGTACAATAGAATTTTTGGTTGATAAATACGGAAAGTTCTATTTCATGGAAATGAATACTCGTATTCAGGTAGAACACCCAATTACGGAAGAAGTAACAGATTTCGACTTAATTAAGGAACAAATCAAAGTAGCAGCAGGTGTACCAATTTCGGGTAAAAACTACTTCCCGAAATTATATTCGATGGAATGCCGTATTAATGCCGAAGACCCTATCAATGGTTTCCGTCCATCGCCAGGTAAAATCACTAACTTACACTTCCCAGGTGGGCATGGTGTGAGAATTGATAGCCACGTTTATGCAGGTTACACCATTCCTGCGAATTACGACTCAATGATTGCCAAACTTATTGTTACTGGTCAATCGAGAGAAGAAGTCATCACGCGTATGAAACGTGCCTTGCAAGAGTTTGTGATTGAAGGTATCAAAACTACCATTCCATTCCACATCAAGTTGATGGATGATGAGACTTTCAAATCGGGTAAGTTTACTACTAAATTCTTAGAAACCTTCGATTTTAGTCAACTATAA
- the accB gene encoding acetyl-CoA carboxylase biotin carboxyl carrier protein, with protein sequence METKDIQKLIDFISQSGLDEVNIETSELKLAIKRYSNTTPVAVAQPAYVAPAPVAAAPVSAPAAAPVATPLAAPAPAAEASNLITIKSPMIGTFYRSPGPDKENFVNVGDEVSAGKVVCIIEAMKLFNEIESEVSGKIVKVLVENATPVEFDQPLFLVEPN encoded by the coding sequence ATGGAAACAAAAGATATCCAAAAACTAATAGATTTTATATCTCAATCTGGCTTAGACGAAGTTAATATCGAAACTTCTGAGCTAAAGTTAGCTATCAAACGCTATTCAAATACTACCCCTGTGGCCGTAGCTCAACCAGCTTACGTAGCTCCAGCTCCAGTAGCCGCAGCACCTGTTTCAGCCCCAGCCGCCGCTCCAGTTGCTACTCCACTAGCAGCACCTGCTCCTGCAGCCGAGGCAAGCAATTTAATTACGATTAAATCACCAATGATTGGTACATTCTACCGCTCTCCTGGCCCAGATAAAGAAAACTTCGTGAACGTAGGTGATGAGGTATCGGCAGGAAAAGTTGTTTGTATCATTGAAGCAATGAAACTCTTCAACGAAATAGAATCAGAAGTTTCGGGTAAAATCGTTAAAGTATTGGTTGAAAATGCAACTCCAGTGGAGTTTGACCAACCTTTGTTCTTGGTTGAGCCTAATTGA
- the rpmF gene encoding 50S ribosomal protein L32, giving the protein MAHPKRRHSTTRRDKRRTHDSLTTKSLSVDATTGEIHVRHRAHVFEGNLYYKGKLVAEGYQKA; this is encoded by the coding sequence ATGGCACATCCTAAGCGAAGACATTCGACAACCAGAAGAGATAAGCGTAGAACGCATGATTCTTTGACAACTAAATCATTATCAGTAGATGCAACTACTGGCGAGATTCACGTTCGTCACCGTGCACACGTATTCGAAGGTAACTTATATTATAAAGGCAAATTAGTTGCTGAAGGCTACCAAAAAGCTTAA
- the efp gene encoding elongation factor P → MATTADFRNGLCLEWNNDLYSIVEFQHVKPGKGPAFVRTKLRNIKTGRVIDNTFTAGVNVITARIEKREFQFLYKDEDGYNFMETDTFEQFNLDEKMVPQADLMKEGQAVSALVHAETETILSIELPQYVELRVTYTEPGLKGDTTTSPSKPATVETGASIRVPLFIENDELIRVNTTTYEYDSRVKEGK, encoded by the coding sequence ATGGCAACAACCGCAGATTTTAGAAATGGTCTTTGTTTAGAATGGAATAATGACCTTTATTCAATCGTAGAATTTCAACACGTAAAGCCAGGAAAAGGCCCAGCTTTTGTTCGAACTAAGCTGAGAAACATCAAAACTGGTAGAGTGATTGATAATACTTTCACCGCTGGTGTAAACGTAATAACTGCCCGCATCGAAAAGAGAGAATTTCAATTTCTTTATAAAGATGAAGATGGCTATAACTTTATGGAAACCGATACTTTCGAGCAATTTAATCTTGACGAGAAGATGGTTCCACAAGCCGATTTGATGAAAGAAGGCCAAGCTGTTTCTGCTTTAGTGCACGCTGAAACTGAAACTATCTTAAGCATCGAATTACCACAATATGTTGAACTTCGTGTTACTTATACAGAACCAGGCTTAAAAGGCGATACAACTACCAGCCCAAGTAAACCTGCAACTGTAGAAACAGGTGCATCAATCAGAGTTCCACTTTTCATCGAAAATGATGAATTGATTCGTGTAAATACAACAACTTACGAATACGATTCACGTGTGAAAGAAGGCAAATAA
- a CDS encoding outer membrane beta-barrel family protein produces the protein MKRLLSALFTALITITSFAQMPTGGAPAGAKMPEGKLFGKIVDEQGKPVEFASVVLLKTTFDNATKQSKDVLVKAQSSELNGDFNFSEVPVMAKLKLKISSVGYKTLELPVTFAMPKMEGMTPPKAGQQPDPAMIAKMMAAFDKDLGNIKIESDTKVLDAVTVTAQKALLEMDIDKKTFNVEKNIVTAGGTGVDVMRNIPSLQVDIDGNVKLRNAAPTIFIDGRPTTLSLDQIPADAIEKVEVITNPSAKYDASGSMAGILNIILKKNKKSGYNGMLNIGADRFGGSNAMGSISVRQKKWNVTLMGMNMRMRNNTEGNSERTSSIGGINSNVMQDIESKTKGMMTFGRLGVDYNISNRTTLSVGTVIAGGKFRPSEDILITNTTSGKTTVSNRLSESERSFKPRGLQLGLKHNFPTSGEELSMDFNYFGGKNAMNGVYTTNYYNASNQITGTQIQRNIGNGENQFMTFQTDYTKPFKNGMNLETGIRAQINNLQNINDNSLKAVGSDVYKNITSASANYDSKNSVYAAYASVSGKVSTMFSYKVGLRAESSSYEGKLLNTGQNFSNSYPISLFPSVFISKNLSKTDQLQLSVTRRVNRPNFFQLIPFIDYSDSLNITRGNANLVPEFTTSGEISYSKSQGTGTFLASAYYKHTNNLITRYLNQEINPISGKLDLINTYINANSSINYGAEFTYSNKVQKWWDLTANINFYNSKINTDNIDNAVATSALWTVFGKLNNNFNLPKKWVIQLSGDYQGKTNMPVTQNQGFGPPMSQAQSSSQGYIKPFYGVDFAVKKTFLKNDLASLTLSVNDIFRTRGNTQVSYGEGFSQTYYRLTNPQMVKLNLSIRFGKMDMSMFKKNNNTNSMEGMQMQ, from the coding sequence ATGAAAAGGTTATTATCTGCTCTTTTTACAGCACTTATCACAATCACGAGTTTTGCTCAAATGCCAACAGGCGGTGCTCCAGCAGGAGCAAAAATGCCAGAAGGAAAATTATTCGGAAAAATTGTTGATGAGCAAGGCAAACCAGTTGAATTTGCATCGGTTGTATTACTCAAAACAACTTTCGATAACGCTACCAAACAAAGTAAAGATGTATTGGTAAAAGCTCAAAGTTCGGAGCTAAATGGAGATTTTAATTTCTCAGAAGTTCCAGTAATGGCAAAGTTGAAATTAAAAATCAGTTCGGTAGGATATAAAACCCTTGAATTGCCAGTGACTTTTGCCATGCCTAAAATGGAAGGAATGACGCCACCTAAAGCAGGCCAACAACCAGACCCTGCAATGATTGCAAAAATGATGGCGGCTTTTGATAAAGACTTAGGCAATATCAAGATAGAAAGCGATACCAAAGTTTTAGATGCTGTAACCGTAACGGCTCAAAAGGCATTGCTTGAAATGGATATTGATAAAAAGACTTTTAATGTAGAAAAAAACATCGTAACGGCTGGCGGAACGGGCGTTGATGTGATGCGAAATATTCCTTCATTACAAGTTGATATTGATGGAAATGTAAAACTTCGTAATGCTGCCCCAACAATCTTTATTGATGGTCGCCCAACAACTTTATCGCTCGACCAAATTCCTGCCGATGCCATTGAGAAAGTAGAGGTAATTACTAATCCATCTGCTAAATATGATGCTTCAGGAAGTATGGCTGGTATTTTAAATATTATTCTGAAAAAGAATAAAAAGAGCGGCTACAACGGAATGCTTAATATCGGTGCCGACCGTTTTGGTGGCTCAAATGCAATGGGAAGTATCAGTGTTCGTCAGAAAAAATGGAATGTTACGCTTATGGGTATGAATATGCGTATGCGAAACAACACCGAAGGAAATAGCGAGCGTACAAGCAGTATTGGGGGCATCAACTCAAATGTTATGCAAGACATTGAGAGTAAAACCAAAGGGATGATGACATTCGGACGTTTGGGAGTAGATTATAATATTTCGAATCGTACGACACTCTCAGTTGGAACTGTGATTGCGGGAGGTAAATTTCGACCATCGGAAGATATCTTAATCACAAATACCACTTCAGGTAAAACTACTGTAAGTAATCGTTTGTCGGAGTCAGAGCGTAGTTTCAAACCACGAGGTTTACAATTAGGATTAAAACATAATTTCCCAACTTCTGGTGAAGAACTTTCGATGGATTTTAACTATTTCGGTGGCAAAAATGCAATGAATGGTGTTTATACAACTAATTATTACAATGCTTCGAACCAAATTACGGGTACTCAAATTCAGAGAAATATTGGTAATGGTGAAAATCAATTTATGACTTTCCAAACCGATTATACAAAGCCATTTAAGAATGGAATGAACCTTGAAACGGGTATCCGAGCTCAAATAAATAATTTGCAAAATATCAATGATAATTCGCTGAAAGCAGTTGGCTCAGATGTTTATAAAAATATTACTTCAGCATCGGCCAATTATGATAGCAAAAATAGTGTGTATGCCGCTTATGCCTCTGTTTCGGGTAAAGTAAGTACCATGTTTTCATATAAAGTTGGTTTAAGAGCTGAGAGCTCTTCTTATGAAGGAAAATTGTTGAATACTGGTCAAAACTTTAGTAATAGCTACCCGATTAGTTTATTTCCATCGGTATTTATTAGCAAGAATTTATCAAAAACTGACCAATTACAATTAAGTGTTACTCGCAGAGTTAATCGCCCGAATTTTTTCCAATTAATTCCGTTTATTGATTACAGCGATAGCTTAAATATCACCCGTGGAAATGCCAATCTAGTACCTGAGTTTACAACTTCTGGCGAAATTTCTTATAGTAAATCGCAAGGTACAGGCACATTCTTGGCATCGGCTTATTATAAACATACCAATAACCTGATAACTAGATATTTGAATCAAGAAATAAATCCGATTAGTGGGAAACTAGATTTGATTAATACTTATATCAATGCTAATTCGAGTATCAATTACGGAGCAGAGTTTACTTATTCCAATAAGGTGCAAAAATGGTGGGATTTGACGGCCAATATCAATTTTTATAATTCAAAAATTAATACCGATAATATTGATAATGCAGTAGCCACTTCAGCACTTTGGACAGTTTTCGGGAAATTAAACAACAACTTCAATTTGCCGAAAAAATGGGTAATTCAACTTTCGGGCGATTATCAAGGAAAAACCAATATGCCAGTTACTCAAAATCAAGGATTTGGCCCGCCAATGAGTCAAGCTCAAAGTTCATCACAAGGCTATATCAAACCTTTCTATGGTGTTGATTTCGCAGTGAAGAAAACATTCCTGAAAAATGATTTGGCTTCTTTGACACTTTCAGTAAACGATATTTTCCGTACACGTGGTAATACCCAAGTTTCTTACGGTGAAGGTTTCTCACAAACATATTATCGCCTGACTAACCCACAAATGGTAAAGTTAAACCTGTCGATTCGTTTCGGAAAAATGGATATGAGTATGTTTAAGAAAAACAATAATACCAACTCAATGGAAGGAATGCAAATGCAATAA
- a CDS encoding spinster family MFS transporter, with translation MKNILNDHSYRYFVLVMLTLVYVFNFIDRQLLVILQESIKHELNLTDTQLGLLSGFTFALFYVTLGLPIARIADKGNRRNIVTISLGLWSIMTAVSGLVQNFYQLLLTRIGVGIGEAGGSPPAHSMISDYFPAEKRATALSIYSTGIYFGILIGFLIGGYLNHELGWRVAFFALGIPGIVFSLLFYISVKEPKRGASDDLKTETESVSIITVVKYLFATNTFAYLGLATAFHVFCLYGVSNWAPSFLSRIHHMQSSEIGVTLGLLFGIGGALGTFLGGYLTDLYGKEDKSWYLRIPAIGALVSSGLAVGALFIEDRNVSLAFMGLCALMQSAYLGPSIAVSHSLVPANMRALTSAILFFILNILGLGLGPLTVGLLSDWLTPTYHSESIRWAMSIIIFIEIVASTFFFIAAKKISIDLSEK, from the coding sequence ATGAAAAATATTCTAAACGACCATTCATATCGTTACTTTGTGTTAGTAATGCTAACCTTAGTTTATGTTTTTAATTTCATTGACCGACAATTATTAGTCATTCTCCAAGAATCAATCAAACATGAATTAAACCTTACTGATACACAGCTTGGATTGTTATCGGGGTTTACATTTGCACTATTTTATGTCACTTTAGGCTTGCCTATTGCCCGAATAGCTGATAAGGGGAATAGAAGAAATATCGTAACAATTTCTCTTGGATTATGGAGCATCATGACAGCCGTTTCGGGCTTAGTTCAAAACTTTTATCAATTACTTTTAACTCGCATTGGCGTAGGTATTGGTGAAGCAGGCGGTAGCCCGCCCGCCCACTCAATGATTTCCGATTATTTTCCCGCTGAAAAACGAGCAACCGCATTATCTATTTATTCAACAGGAATTTACTTTGGCATTCTCATTGGATTTTTAATTGGGGGTTATCTAAACCATGAATTAGGCTGGCGAGTAGCATTTTTTGCCTTAGGTATTCCAGGAATTGTATTTTCATTGTTATTCTACATTTCGGTAAAAGAACCTAAACGTGGAGCTTCTGATGATTTAAAAACTGAAACCGAATCAGTAAGCATAATTACCGTAGTTAAGTACTTATTTGCAACAAACACTTTTGCTTATTTGGGTCTGGCTACTGCATTTCATGTATTTTGTTTATATGGTGTTTCTAATTGGGCTCCTTCATTTTTGAGTAGAATACACCACATGCAAAGTAGTGAAATTGGTGTTACGCTTGGTTTACTATTTGGAATAGGTGGAGCTTTGGGTACATTTTTAGGTGGTTATCTGACCGATTTATACGGCAAAGAAGATAAAAGTTGGTATTTACGTATTCCAGCCATAGGTGCATTAGTATCAAGTGGTTTGGCTGTTGGGGCATTATTTATTGAAGATAGAAATGTGTCACTGGCATTTATGGGCTTATGTGCCTTGATGCAAAGTGCTTATTTAGGGCCATCTATCGCTGTTTCTCATAGCCTTGTACCTGCCAATATGCGAGCCTTGACTTCTGCTATTTTATTTTTCATTCTCAATATCCTTGGTTTGGGCTTGGGTCCATTAACGGTCGGTCTTTTGAGCGATTGGCTTACGCCAACTTATCATTCAGAATCTATCCGTTGGGCAATGTCGATTATTATTTTCATTGAAATTGTGGCTAGTACTTTCTTCTTTATTGCTGCAAAAAAAATATCGATTGATTTATCTGAAAAATAG
- the plsX gene encoding phosphate acyltransferase PlsX → MKIAVDVMGGDFAPKAIVEGAVMAANQLSEGIKLVLIGKQSIMLDILRTMKYPAHAIEMVNADDVIEMGEHPTRAFSQKPNSSIGVGFKLLKEKQVDAFCSAGNTGAMMVGSLFTVKTVGNIQRPPIAGFLPLKSGGYSLMLDIGANADCKPEVLAEFAELGSLYAKFSFGIESPKVALLNIGEEEQKGSTVVQAAHQLLKINKKVNFIGNIEGRDLFDGKADVIVTEGFTGNVIFKMGESFYDYAASQGIKDSLIDRMNYEVIGGSPIIGVKGNVIVAHGISSPEAIQNMIFLAVRQVESKVTEHIIASYED, encoded by the coding sequence ATGAAAATTGCCGTAGATGTTATGGGGGGTGATTTTGCTCCCAAAGCCATCGTCGAAGGTGCTGTCATGGCCGCCAACCAATTATCCGAAGGTATAAAATTGGTATTGATTGGCAAACAAAGCATAATGCTTGATATTTTACGAACAATGAAATATCCTGCTCATGCTATTGAAATGGTCAATGCTGACGATGTTATCGAGATGGGAGAACATCCAACAAGAGCTTTTTCTCAAAAACCCAATTCCAGCATTGGAGTTGGGTTTAAACTTTTAAAAGAGAAACAAGTCGACGCCTTTTGTAGTGCCGGAAATACGGGTGCTATGATGGTAGGGTCACTCTTTACAGTAAAAACTGTTGGAAATATCCAACGCCCACCTATAGCAGGGTTTCTTCCTCTCAAAAGCGGTGGTTATAGCCTAATGCTTGACATTGGTGCTAACGCCGACTGCAAACCAGAAGTTTTGGCAGAATTTGCCGAACTTGGTTCACTTTATGCCAAATTCTCATTTGGAATTGAAAGCCCTAAAGTTGCTCTTCTCAATATCGGAGAAGAAGAACAAAAAGGTTCAACCGTTGTACAAGCAGCTCATCAGCTATTGAAAATCAATAAGAAAGTCAATTTCATAGGTAATATTGAAGGTCGTGACTTATTTGATGGAAAAGCGGATGTGATTGTAACTGAAGGTTTTACTGGAAATGTGATTTTCAAAATGGGAGAATCGTTCTACGATTACGCCGCATCACAAGGAATCAAAGACTCACTCATCGACCGTATGAACTACGAAGTGATTGGTGGAAGTCCGATTATTGGCGTGAAAGGTAATGTAATTGTGGCACATGGCATTTCTTCACCAGAAGCTATCCAAAATATGATTTTCTTGGCTGTTCGTCAGGTAGAATCAAAAGTTACTGAACATATTATTGCTTCATACGAAGATTAG